In a single window of the Spirochaetota bacterium genome:
- the arfB gene encoding alternative ribosome rescue aminoacyl-tRNA hydrolase ArfB → MIQITDIIAIDENEIKLDFIRASGPGGQNVNKVASAVQLRFDVGNSPGLPIDVRERLAHIAGKRITEDGILIIDARRYRTQERNRQEAINRLIDLIRKASKKPKLRRKTKPTLVSKIRRLDNKRHRANTKTLRQSVPHNDEYN, encoded by the coding sequence ATGATACAGATTACAGACATCATTGCTATTGATGAAAATGAAATTAAACTAGACTTCATCCGAGCCTCAGGTCCAGGTGGACAAAATGTAAATAAAGTCGCATCAGCGGTACAACTTCGCTTTGATGTGGGCAACTCACCTGGCTTACCCATTGATGTCCGGGAACGCTTAGCGCATATCGCTGGCAAGCGGATAACTGAAGATGGGATATTAATTATTGATGCTAGACGATACCGCACTCAGGAGCGGAATCGTCAGGAAGCTATAAATCGTCTGATTGATTTGATCCGCAAGGCATCCAAAAAGCCAAAATTGCGCCGTAAGACAAAACCAACCCTAGTATCAAAGATTCGTCGATTAGATAATAAGCGACATCGAGCCAATACCAAAACCCTGAGACAATCAGTTCCTCATAATGATGAATATAACTGA
- a CDS encoding alpha/beta hydrolase gives MVKNMYSIKKIVNHYGRDYSINYIYRQRSSDLIVFLHGIGCSQDSFADAWVISYLMEFSILTFDFIGYGNSSKPEDFSYTMEDQADICEKLIKNYPEQRIHIVVHSMGGAIGLLLSDNMLKSAISFANIEGNLISEDCDLVSRKTINQPYKEFEAKYIKRCESPSDKDKKKYFDLNQTSPIAFYKSCESLVEWSDSGILIQKFKSLNCKKAYFYGDKNSDMKILAELDGIEKIKIDNSGHFVMNDNPEEFYSKLYSLITNTL, from the coding sequence TTGGTTAAGAATATGTATTCAATAAAGAAAATTGTCAATCATTATGGCAGGGATTATAGTATTAATTATATATACAGACAAAGGTCAAGCGATCTTATAGTCTTTTTACACGGTATAGGTTGCTCTCAGGATTCCTTTGCTGATGCATGGGTTATTAGCTACCTGATGGAATTTTCCATTCTTACCTTTGACTTCATAGGATATGGAAATTCATCTAAACCAGAAGATTTCTCCTATACAATGGAGGATCAGGCAGATATCTGCGAAAAACTCATCAAAAATTATCCTGAACAAAGAATACACATCGTTGTTCACAGCATGGGTGGCGCAATAGGATTATTACTATCAGATAACATGTTAAAGTCTGCAATATCATTCGCTAATATTGAGGGGAATCTCATTAGCGAAGATTGCGATCTCGTTAGCAGAAAAACAATAAATCAGCCTTACAAGGAATTTGAGGCAAAATATATTAAGAGATGCGAGTCGCCATCAGACAAAGATAAAAAAAAATATTTCGATCTGAACCAAACCTCACCTATTGCATTCTATAAGAGTTGTGAATCATTAGTAGAATGGTCGGACAGTGGAATATTGATACAAAAATTTAAAAGTTTGAATTGCAAAAAGGCATACTTCTATGGAGATAAGAACTCAGATATGAAAATACTTGCTGAACTTGACGGGATAGAAAAGATTAAAATTGATAATAGCGGTCATTTTGTCATGAATGATAATCCTGAGGAGTTTTATTCAAAACTCTATAGTTTAATAACAAATACCCTGTAA
- a CDS encoding serine hydrolase domain-containing protein: MRKISFQLSLILITTFAGCSHSPQSKSNIRSLITIPIESIKSNGSIVSQSLSKDKVDLLEKKLDEIKLTTQVKGISATVGVPNEGIWYATRGITGNGMITKITPDLKFCAGSICKIFTAVVVLSLEDEGRLHLGSSIDKWLPEMHHAAHITINHLLTHTSGIATFDSVKEYEANKYRYRNPKEVLSYLKNKELLFKPGQHFAYSNIGYLMLGIIIEKVTGKSYEEAVKQYIIDKINLKETDVMTDQNLKSLVVRGHHNGNVLSKTEDYIIPFAAGSILATPKDLNIFFQALMSGRLLSQHSLQIMFSDMNLMSVTQNTYYGKGIVVAASTPIGDIIGHRGGIKGFGSALYYHPKENFFICVMMNDDTKSPDPAVFRLMEVMMEE, translated from the coding sequence ATGAGAAAAATATCATTTCAACTCAGTCTTATTCTAATAACAACTTTTGCTGGATGTAGCCATTCTCCGCAATCTAAATCCAATATTCGCTCACTGATTACAATACCCATTGAATCCATAAAATCAAATGGATCGATTGTTTCTCAATCCTTAAGTAAAGATAAAGTTGATTTATTGGAAAAGAAACTCGACGAGATAAAATTGACTACACAGGTTAAGGGAATAAGCGCAACAGTCGGTGTACCAAATGAAGGGATATGGTATGCTACTCGAGGAATTACAGGCAATGGGATGATAACGAAAATCACGCCTGACTTAAAGTTTTGTGCGGGAAGTATCTGCAAGATATTTACAGCCGTTGTTGTGCTAAGCTTAGAAGATGAGGGAAGATTGCACCTGGGGAGCTCAATTGATAAGTGGCTGCCTGAAATGCATCATGCAGCTCATATTACCATAAATCATCTGCTCACCCATACATCAGGAATAGCAACTTTTGATAGTGTGAAGGAATATGAAGCCAATAAGTACCGCTATCGGAATCCGAAAGAGGTGCTTTCATATTTAAAAAACAAAGAACTGCTTTTTAAACCAGGCCAACACTTTGCTTATTCAAACATAGGCTATTTAATGCTGGGAATAATAATAGAGAAGGTTACAGGAAAATCTTATGAGGAAGCTGTCAAGCAGTATATAATCGATAAAATAAATCTGAAAGAAACAGATGTAATGACCGACCAAAACCTTAAATCTCTTGTTGTAAGAGGCCATCATAATGGGAATGTTTTATCTAAAACAGAAGATTATATTATTCCTTTTGCAGCCGGGTCAATTCTTGCTACACCAAAAGATTTAAATATATTTTTTCAAGCTCTGATGAGCGGTAGACTTCTGTCACAACACAGTCTTCAAATCATGTTTTCGGACATGAATCTTATGTCTGTTACACAAAATACATACTACGGCAAAGGTATTGTAGTCGCCGCCAGTACGCCTATTGGAGATATTATTGGTCATAGAGGTGGGATAAAAGGATTTGGATCGGCTCTATATTATCATCCTAAGGAGAATTTTTTTATATGTGTTATGATGAATGATGATACAAAATCTCCTGATCCGGCAGTATTCAGGTTAATGGAAGTAATGATGGAAGAGTAA
- a CDS encoding cyclic nucleotide-binding domain-containing protein, producing the protein MEKILVNLGYFLMLLALAIRDILWLRSILMLGQLLLFTYSLIVDNYTVAFWNMLFFIINTIQVVRLIRERRPIELPTELNDLYQSIFSSMSKREFLLFWHMGSIKVICNELMIRKGDHLEEISLILSGSVNVVKDGNCIAQLSRGSFIAEMSFITGEPASADIIVNDNIKYISWDQDKLRSMEQLYPDLLIKIQNILGKDLVSKIKLATIK; encoded by the coding sequence ATGGAGAAGATACTTGTTAACTTAGGATATTTCCTAATGCTATTAGCGTTAGCCATTCGGGATATACTATGGCTTCGCAGCATCTTGATGTTAGGGCAACTTCTTCTCTTTACTTATTCTTTAATTGTAGATAATTATACAGTGGCTTTCTGGAATATGCTCTTTTTCATTATCAACACCATTCAGGTAGTGCGACTCATAAGAGAACGAAGACCGATTGAATTGCCAACAGAGTTGAACGATCTCTATCAAAGCATATTCTCATCAATGAGTAAAAGAGAGTTTCTCCTCTTTTGGCATATGGGAAGCATTAAAGTGATATGCAATGAATTGATGATTAGGAAGGGCGATCATCTGGAAGAGATTTCGCTTATATTATCAGGTTCTGTAAATGTGGTTAAGGATGGCAATTGCATAGCACAGTTATCAAGGGGAAGTTTTATCGCTGAGATGAGCTTTATTACTGGTGAACCTGCATCAGCGGATATTATTGTCAATGACAACATTAAGTATATATCATGGGATCAGGACAAGCTTAGAAGCATGGAACAATTATATCCTGATTTATTGATTAAGATCCAGAATATACTTGGTAAGGATCTTGTAAGCAAGATTAAGTTAGCAACAATTAAGTAA
- the dapF gene encoding diaminopimelate epimerase gives MKFVKYHALGNDYIVLNPIDLDTKLDINTIKLICHRNYGIGSDGILIGPYESSECDFGLSILNPDGSEAEKSGNGLRIFSRYLWDIGLVHDDTFTILTLGGQVKSQVLDKGSSVTVDMGRVSFQSNKIPVTGPQREVINETIIVDGSELKFCSATIGNPHCVVLLDEISEQTAHKYGPVIERDSRFPNRTNVQFMKVLDKNNIQIEIWERGAGYTLASGSSSSAAAAIAYRLGLCNSNIAVHMPGGKIAISISKDFSIIMTGSVTRIADGNISKEMLNQKI, from the coding sequence ATGAAGTTTGTTAAATATCATGCTTTGGGCAATGACTATATTGTTTTGAATCCAATAGATTTAGATACAAAATTAGATATCAATACAATTAAACTGATTTGTCACAGAAATTACGGGATTGGATCAGATGGCATCCTTATTGGACCATATGAATCTTCAGAATGTGATTTTGGATTGAGCATCCTCAATCCGGATGGCAGTGAGGCAGAAAAGAGTGGAAATGGTCTACGCATTTTTTCCCGCTATCTCTGGGATATTGGACTTGTTCATGATGATACCTTTACAATATTAACACTAGGAGGTCAGGTGAAATCCCAAGTTCTTGATAAAGGCAGTAGTGTTACTGTTGATATGGGAAGAGTCAGCTTTCAGAGTAATAAAATACCTGTAACCGGCCCACAGCGGGAGGTTATAAATGAAACGATTATAGTAGATGGATCTGAATTAAAATTTTGCTCTGCTACTATTGGAAATCCACATTGTGTTGTCCTTCTGGATGAGATATCAGAGCAAACTGCTCACAAGTATGGGCCAGTGATAGAGCGTGACTCCCGTTTCCCGAATCGGACGAACGTTCAGTTTATGAAGGTGTTGGATAAAAATAATATTCAGATCGAAATATGGGAACGCGGTGCTGGATATACACTGGCCTCAGGCAGCAGCAGCAGCGCTGCAGCAGCCATTGCCTATAGATTAGGATTATGCAATTCAAACATTGCTGTTCATATGCCCGGTGGGAAGATTGCCATCTCCATCTCAAAGGACTTTTCAATTATTATGACTGGTTCAGTAACCAGGATAGCTGATGGGAATATCTCAAAAGAGATGCTAAATCAGAAAATCTAA
- a CDS encoding inorganic pyrophosphatase Ppa: MPLSNLLEEAKQFEIQSYSKQEKLKDMKKTHIPFSGSPRKHPHDSEKIILLSDPYSTNNFYYEFKIKDISFVEELPNIVNLEEEVFTMVRIWVKKSSVGLRCTPFIVADLNI; this comes from the coding sequence ATGCCACTTTCAAATCTACTTGAAGAAGCGAAACAATTCGAAATTCAATCTTATAGTAAACAGGAAAAGCTAAAGGATATGAAAAAAACTCATATTCCTTTCTCCGGATCACCTCGAAAACATCCTCATGACTCTGAAAAGATAATCTTATTATCTGATCCATATAGCACCAACAACTTCTATTATGAATTCAAGATTAAGGATATTTCTTTTGTTGAAGAATTACCAAATATAGTCAATCTGGAAGAGGAAGTATTTACAATGGTCAGGATTTGGGTAAAAAAATCAAGTGTAGGATTAAGGTGTACTCCTTTTATTGTTGCTGACTTGAATATATAA
- a CDS encoding MBL fold metallo-hydrolase, which produces MNSEQYNRRKNKFQNPHNTPISTGRSWVVIMYDFIFKTKGRTPKEKLPVAPLKLSELKIINKNLRFAWLGHSTVLLEIDSNRILIDPVFSTYASPVPFMVKRFQPPVLTIDEIHNIDIILISHDHYDHLDYKTITKLKARDIQYVVPLGVGSHLESWGVDNKKITELTWWNSTNHKGLKLTCTPAQHFSGRGFFNRNKTLWSSWSIQGQNENIFYSGDSGYGKHYKEIGNRLGPFDLTFLENGAYSLDWKFVHQLPEEAVQAHIDLKGEAMIPVHWGMFNLGLHTWFDPIIRITDEAEKRGVRIIVPKLGQLISMDKNYVLEDWWSEIISRETN; this is translated from the coding sequence ATGAATTCAGAACAATATAATCGCAGGAAAAATAAATTTCAAAATCCTCATAATACACCAATATCCACAGGAAGATCATGGGTAGTTATAATGTACGATTTTATTTTTAAGACCAAGGGCCGCACACCAAAGGAAAAACTGCCAGTAGCCCCACTAAAATTATCAGAATTAAAAATAATAAATAAAAATCTTCGATTTGCATGGCTTGGTCACTCAACAGTTCTTTTAGAGATTGATTCAAATCGAATTCTTATTGATCCAGTTTTTTCTACCTATGCATCCCCGGTTCCATTTATGGTAAAACGTTTCCAGCCACCTGTGTTAACCATCGATGAAATTCACAATATTGACATTATACTTATTTCTCATGATCACTATGACCACCTTGATTACAAAACAATTACAAAATTAAAGGCTCGCGATATTCAATATGTTGTTCCTTTAGGTGTAGGCTCACACCTGGAGTCCTGGGGCGTTGATAATAAAAAAATAACTGAATTGACATGGTGGAATTCCACCAATCATAAAGGATTAAAATTAACCTGCACGCCCGCACAGCATTTTTCTGGTAGAGGTTTTTTCAATAGAAATAAAACGCTATGGTCTTCCTGGTCTATACAAGGACAAAATGAAAACATCTTCTATAGTGGAGATTCCGGTTATGGGAAACACTATAAGGAAATCGGTAATCGATTAGGACCATTCGATCTAACATTTCTAGAAAATGGGGCTTACAGTTTAGATTGGAAATTTGTACACCAACTTCCAGAGGAAGCTGTTCAAGCGCATATAGACTTAAAAGGCGAAGCGATGATTCCTGTCCACTGGGGTATGTTCAATCTGGGTTTGCACACATGGTTTGATCCAATTATTAGAATAACAGATGAGGCAGAAAAGCGAGGTGTAAGAATAATCGTACCTAAACTTGGGCAACTTATATCAATGGATAAGAATTATGTCTTGGAAGATTGGTGGTCAGAGATAATCTCAAGGGAGACGAATTAA
- a CDS encoding NUDIX domain-containing protein, whose protein sequence is MKFCPICGNNLIIAEEGGKQRQRCSSATCNYVFWDNPVPVVAAIVEIDDRVVMARGVGWPEGMYGLITGFLEKEETPESAILREVKEELNLIGEIVSFIGYYSFYEMNQLILAFHVKAEGEIITNEEISEIMLVPPEELEPWPFGTGYAIRDWLDKRGDR, encoded by the coding sequence ATGAAATTTTGTCCTATCTGTGGAAACAATTTGATCATTGCAGAAGAGGGTGGGAAGCAACGTCAACGCTGCTCGAGCGCGACATGCAATTATGTATTCTGGGATAATCCGGTCCCAGTTGTTGCAGCAATAGTAGAGATTGATGACAGAGTAGTTATGGCTCGTGGTGTAGGATGGCCAGAAGGGATGTACGGACTTATCACAGGATTTCTTGAAAAGGAGGAGACTCCAGAATCAGCCATCCTTCGAGAAGTTAAAGAAGAACTCAATTTAATAGGAGAGATTGTCAGCTTTATCGGATATTACTCATTCTATGAGATGAACCAACTAATTTTAGCCTTCCATGTGAAAGCAGAGGGAGAGATAATAACAAATGAAGAAATTTCTGAAATTATGCTTGTACCTCCAGAAGAGTTGGAACCCTGGCCCTTTGGAACAGGGTATGCAATACGTGATTGGTTAGACAAAAGAGGAGATAGATAA